The window CCCTGTTCCCGCTGCGGTGGGAGGAGTGCCCCGCCGGACGCATCGGTGGCGGGCCCGGCGTGTACGTCGAGGACGGCCTGGGACCCGGGCTCGTCCACGTCGCCACCACCGTCGAAGGGCCGTTCCTGCTCCGCCGGGCGTTCCCCCACGGCGAGGTGGTGTGGGCGCACCGCATGGATGCGGAGGTCCGGGCGGTGGACGCAGAGGGCGGGCTCCTTTACGCGGTGACCGGCGCGAAGGAGCTGCTGACCCTGCGGCCGGCCGACGGCGAGACGGTACGCCGCCGGCCGACGGCCGTGCGCGCGCACGACTTCACTCCCATGAGCCTGAGCGTCGCACCGGGCGGGGCCGTGTTCATCGGAACGGCCGAGGGACGGATCCTCGTGCTTGACCGGCCGGAAGAGCGGGAGGAAGAGCGGGAGGAAGAGCCGGAGGAGCTCTGAACGGCGCCCCCTACTGGATGTTCAGCCTCACGGGGTGCGCCGGGTCCGCCGGGCGTGAAGACGCGGAGCTCGCCGTAGCCGCCCCACGGTGACGGACGGCCCGTCAGCTTCCGCCTCCGCTGCTGCTGTCGGAGCTCGAACCGCTGTCGCTGCTGCTGCCGCCGCCGGAGTCGCCCGAGTCCGAGCCGCCGCCCGGGCCCGAGTCACTGCCGAACCCGCCGATGATGTCGGACAACCACGCCGTGGAGTCCGTGGAGTCCGAGCCGACGCCGCACTCGGTGAGGAGGTCGCACAGGGGTGCGTCGTCCAGCGCGCCGGTCCCGTCGAGTGCCAGCGCCAAGGCCACCCCACCGGTGGCCGCGGCAGCCGTGGCCACCGCGCCGGTTGCGTACGGGGAGCGGGAGCGGGGGCGCCGTGCGTTCTTCACCAGGTCCTGGCCGGCGGGCGTTGCGGGCGCAGGGTCGGGCAGCACGCTGGTGCCGACCAACTTGCACGCGATGCCGGCGAGGGCCAGCAGGACGGTGACGGTCAGGCCGTGACGAGGGGCGGAGAACGCGTCGCCGGAATCGGTCGTGTCGAAGGAGGACACCATCGTGACCAGTGCCAGGAACGCCAGCACCGGATACACCTTGGCGCACAGGCGCAGCAGCAGGTGAGCGATGCGGAACCGCCGGCAGTGAGCGGCGTCGAAGGCCAGGCCGCGCTCGACGAGCGAGGCGCCGATGGCCGCGGTCTCCTGATGGCCGATCAGCCTCTCCCGGAGGTCGCGCAGGGCGATCGGCGTCCTGTGGCGCTCGGCTTCGGCGCACGCGGCGGTGATCGCCCGCTCGACGGGTGTGCGCGCCAGGGTTCCGGGGGCGGGGGAGACGAGCCCTTGGTGGTCGATGTCCAGCAGCCCGTCCTGCTGCATGGTGAGCAGCGCGGTGTCGGCGGTCCGCGGTGCGCCTCCCCGGAGCCAGGCGATCTCCAGTACGTCGCGCGCGGCGCCGCCGGCGGCCGGCTGTCTTCCCCACCGGGCGGCGGTGGTCATGGACGCGAGCTCCGGGCCGTGGGCGGGTGGCCGGCTGTGCTGGAACCGGCGTACGCGGGCCTGCAGCAGCCAGCCGTACGCCGCGCTCAGGGCGGCGAGGGCGTAGCCGGGTATGAGGATGAAATACCCGAAGGGCATGGTGGGTTCGTCTTCCTTTGGTGAGGAGCGGAACGCGTTCCGCCCGCGGCGTCCCGCGGCGACGGAGCCTACCTCTGCACCTCGCGGACCCAGGCGGTGAGCCCCGCCAGGAACCCCGCCCGCTCGTCGGCCGACAGCCCGTCCAGGGCGCGCAGCAGCGGCTCGGTGCGGCGGACGATGAAGGTTTCGAGCGGCGGGCGGAACTCCTCGGCCAGGGACACCAGGACCCGGCGGCGGTTCGCCGGGTCCTCGGCCCGTTCCACGATCCCGGCCCGGCTCAGGCCGCCGACCAGGTCGCTGGCGGTGGGCAGCGACACCTGGAGCCGCCGGGCGATCTCGCTGACGGTCAGCGGCTGCCCGGCCAGCAGCTGGGGCAGGACCGCGCCGTGACGGGGGGTCAGCCCGTGGGTCTCCATCGCCTCGCGCAGCGGTGCCGGCATCAGTGCCCGTACCACCGCTCCTCGGTAGAACGGCTCCAACAGCGGTACGAGGCCGACGACTTCGAGCTCGGCCGGTGTCGGCTTCCGCGGGGCCTTCCCGGTCTCTGGGGTGTGCTGCATACTACGAGTGTATATGGTTTTGATCTCCAAACTATTTGGATAATCGAAGGGTCTTGCCATGACGTCGATCGGCTACAGCGATGCGCTCAACGATGCTCTGGAACGGATGGACGACCTCGGGTACGAGCGCGGGCAGGGCGTCGACCTCGCCAACCACGGCCCCATGGGCGCCGAGGCGCTCGCCCTGCTCGGGCAGGAGGACGAGGTCGCCCGCTGGGTGGTGCGCTACCGCAAGGCGATGGAGCACCACGAGCCCCCGGCCGCCCGCTTCGCCCTGGACCCCGCGGACGAGTCCTCGTGGCGCCCCGCCCTCGGGGCCTTCGACCGGGCAGGGGACTGGGAGCGGCTCTTCGCCCGCGAACTGGCCGACGCCCACTGGCGCGAGGTCCTCGCCCGCTGGTGGCCGCGCCTGATCCCCGGCCTGTTCGCCGGCCTGACCCACGGCCTCATCCGCACCGCCCACGCCGTACGCGGCCTGTACGCGGTCGCCGGC is drawn from Streptomyces roseifaciens and contains these coding sequences:
- a CDS encoding MarR family winged helix-turn-helix transcriptional regulator; this encodes MQHTPETGKAPRKPTPAELEVVGLVPLLEPFYRGAVVRALMPAPLREAMETHGLTPRHGAVLPQLLAGQPLTVSEIARRLQVSLPTASDLVGGLSRAGIVERAEDPANRRRVLVSLAEEFRPPLETFIVRRTEPLLRALDGLSADERAGFLAGLTAWVREVQR
- a CDS encoding TIGR04222 domain-containing membrane protein, producing the protein MPFGYFILIPGYALAALSAAYGWLLQARVRRFQHSRPPAHGPELASMTTAARWGRQPAAGGAARDVLEIAWLRGGAPRTADTALLTMQQDGLLDIDHQGLVSPAPGTLARTPVERAITAACAEAERHRTPIALRDLRERLIGHQETAAIGASLVERGLAFDAAHCRRFRIAHLLLRLCAKVYPVLAFLALVTMVSSFDTTDSGDAFSAPRHGLTVTVLLALAGIACKLVGTSVLPDPAPATPAGQDLVKNARRPRSRSPYATGAVATAAAATGGVALALALDGTGALDDAPLCDLLTECGVGSDSTDSTAWLSDIIGGFGSDSGPGGGSDSGDSGGGSSSDSGSSSDSSSGGGS